Proteins encoded within one genomic window of Aerococcus viridans:
- the uvrA gene encoding excinuclease ABC subunit UvrA, protein MRDLIKVRGARSHNLKNIDIDIPRDQMVVVTGLSGSGKSTLAFDTLYAEGQRRYVESLSAFARQFLGNTEKPDVDSIEGLSPAISIDQKTTSRNPRSTVGTITEVNDYLRLLYARVGQPICPNDGTEITSESLDQMLDRILSLPERTKVQILSPVVYGKKGQHKKIIDGIRKQGYVRVRIDGEIYDIDDVPELDKNKKHQIDIVIDRLVIKEDIRGRLADSLEAALRLADGYAVCDLIDGDEILFSEHYSCPHCGFTVGELEPRLFSFNAPYGACEECTGLGSKIEADPNLIVPDKNKTLKEGAIVPWDSKGSAFYPTMLEQAATAFEVPMDVPFKELTREQQDLILYGSGEEEFHFHYQNEFGSVQDKMRVFEGVIPNVRRRYQSSQSKAMREAMGQYMTELECPVCHGKRLNRQALSVKIGGQDIAEVTHKAIVDTIEFFEGLDLSEQNTTIAQPIMREIASRLNFLEEVGLNYLTLDRSAGTLSGGEAQRIRLATQIGSNLSGIMYVLDEPSIGLHQRDNDRLIKSLKRMRDLGNTLIVVEHDEETMREADYLIDMGPGAGEYGGEVVAAGTPDEVANNKDSITGQYLKGARKIDLPEKRRKEDHGAIHIRGASENNLKNVDVDIPIGRLNVISGVSGSGKSSLVNEVMKKYLIRELNRAKMPYGKVDEILGFESLDKVIDIDQSPIGRTPRSNPATYTSVFDDIRDLFAQTNEAKLRGYGKGRFSFNVKGGRCEACKGDGILKVEMHFLPDVYVPCEVCHGTRYNSETLQVKYKGKNIAEVLDMRIEEALEFFAAVPKIRRKLQAIVDVGLGYVTLGQPAPTLSGGEAQRMKLASELQRVATGNTLYVLDEPTTGLHTEDIKRLIGVLQRLVDAGNTIVVIEHNLDVIKTADYIVDIGPEGGAQGGKIVASGTPEEVAKVKGSYTGKYLKPLLKQ, encoded by the coding sequence TTGAGAGATTTAATTAAAGTAAGGGGCGCTCGTTCCCATAATCTAAAAAATATTGATATTGATATTCCCCGCGATCAAATGGTCGTTGTAACTGGTTTATCAGGATCCGGAAAAAGTACTTTAGCCTTTGATACCTTATATGCAGAAGGTCAAAGACGATATGTGGAAAGTCTATCGGCCTTTGCGCGTCAATTCTTAGGTAACACAGAAAAGCCAGATGTAGATTCTATTGAAGGATTAAGTCCAGCCATCTCAATCGACCAGAAGACTACTTCAAGAAACCCACGGTCAACAGTAGGGACCATTACTGAGGTGAACGATTATCTTCGTTTACTATATGCTCGGGTTGGCCAACCAATCTGCCCAAATGATGGTACCGAAATTACGAGTGAATCTTTAGACCAAATGTTAGACCGAATTTTAAGTTTGCCTGAACGGACTAAAGTGCAAATTCTATCTCCAGTTGTTTATGGTAAAAAAGGTCAACATAAAAAGATCATTGACGGTATCCGTAAACAGGGGTATGTCCGTGTGCGTATTGATGGCGAAATCTATGACATTGATGATGTACCTGAATTAGATAAAAATAAAAAACACCAAATCGATATTGTGATCGACCGTTTAGTGATTAAAGAAGATATTAGAGGGCGTTTGGCTGACTCTTTAGAAGCGGCTCTTAGATTAGCTGATGGCTATGCAGTCTGTGATTTAATTGATGGGGACGAAATTCTCTTTTCAGAGCATTATTCATGCCCTCACTGTGGATTTACAGTAGGGGAGTTAGAACCCCGTCTATTCTCATTTAATGCGCCTTATGGAGCTTGTGAGGAGTGTACTGGTTTAGGCTCAAAAATCGAAGCTGATCCTAATTTAATTGTGCCAGATAAAAATAAAACATTAAAAGAAGGGGCTATCGTACCTTGGGATTCAAAAGGTTCTGCTTTCTACCCAACCATGTTGGAACAAGCAGCTACTGCCTTCGAGGTACCAATGGATGTACCTTTTAAAGAACTTACACGAGAACAACAAGACCTGATTTTATATGGGTCTGGCGAAGAAGAATTCCATTTCCATTATCAAAATGAGTTCGGATCTGTTCAAGATAAAATGCGGGTATTTGAGGGTGTGATTCCTAATGTACGTCGTCGTTACCAATCTAGTCAATCTAAGGCTATGCGAGAAGCTATGGGTCAATATATGACCGAATTAGAGTGTCCTGTATGTCATGGTAAACGTTTAAACCGTCAAGCCTTATCAGTAAAAATTGGTGGTCAAGATATTGCTGAAGTAACGCATAAAGCGATTGTGGATACCATTGAATTTTTCGAGGGGTTAGATTTATCTGAACAAAATACGACGATTGCGCAACCGATTATGCGTGAAATTGCCTCACGGTTAAACTTCCTAGAAGAAGTGGGCTTAAACTACCTAACTTTAGACCGTTCTGCAGGTACGTTATCAGGTGGGGAAGCGCAGCGTATTCGTCTAGCTACTCAAATTGGATCAAACCTTTCTGGCATCATGTATGTCTTGGATGAACCTTCAATTGGATTACATCAAAGAGACAATGACCGTCTGATTAAATCATTGAAACGTATGCGTGATTTAGGGAACACCTTGATTGTCGTTGAACATGATGAAGAAACTATGCGTGAAGCAGATTATCTAATAGATATGGGACCTGGTGCTGGTGAATATGGTGGCGAAGTCGTGGCTGCAGGTACACCGGATGAAGTGGCAAATAATAAAGACTCTATCACAGGGCAATACCTAAAAGGTGCCCGTAAAATTGACTTACCTGAAAAGAGACGTAAGGAAGACCATGGTGCTATCCATATTAGAGGTGCTAGTGAAAACAACCTTAAAAATGTTGATGTGGATATTCCAATTGGCCGTCTAAATGTGATTTCAGGTGTTTCTGGATCAGGTAAATCCTCATTAGTTAATGAGGTCATGAAAAAGTATCTGATTCGTGAACTAAATAGAGCAAAGATGCCTTATGGTAAAGTAGATGAAATTTTAGGTTTTGAATCGTTAGATAAGGTTATTGATATTGATCAAAGCCCGATTGGTCGTACGCCGCGTTCTAACCCAGCAACATATACATCTGTATTTGACGATATTCGTGATCTTTTTGCGCAAACTAATGAAGCCAAACTACGTGGATACGGTAAAGGACGCTTTTCATTTAATGTTAAAGGGGGCCGTTGTGAAGCATGTAAGGGCGATGGCATCCTAAAAGTTGAAATGCATTTCTTACCTGACGTATATGTACCATGTGAAGTTTGTCATGGTACCCGTTATAATTCAGAAACTTTACAAGTAAAATATAAAGGTAAAAATATCGCGGAAGTTTTAGACATGCGTATTGAAGAAGCATTAGAATTCTTTGCAGCAGTACCAAAAATTCGTCGTAAATTACAAGCCATCGTCGATGTAGGTCTTGGCTATGTGACATTAGGTCAGCCAGCGCCAACCCTATCAGGTGGGGAAGCGCAACGGATGAAATTGGCCTCTGAGTTACAACGTGTGGCAACTGGTAACACCTTATATGTTTTAGATGAACCAACTACCGGTCTACATACTGAAGATATCAAGCGATTAATTGGTGTTTTACAACGTTTAGTAGATGCTGGTAACACTATTGTCGTGATTGAGCACAATTTAGATGTGATTAAAACAGCAGACTATATTGTGGATATTGGCCCTGAAGGTGGTGCTCAAGGTGGCAAGATTGTTGCTTCTGGTACACCTGAAGAGGTTGCTAAAGTGAAAGGCTCATACACAGGTAAATACTTAAAACCATTGTTGAAACAATAG